The following are from one region of the Lacinutrix sp. Bg11-31 genome:
- a CDS encoding MoxR family ATPase, whose translation MEETGAIDIKSINEKIEKESAFVDLLTYEMNKVIVGQTHMVERLLIGLLGQGHILLEGVPGLAKTLAINTLSKAVDGSFSRIQFTPDLLPSDVVGTLIFNMKENDFTIKKGPIFANFVLADEINRAPAKVQSALLEAMQEKQVTIGDETFILDKPFLVMATMNPVEQEGTYPLPEAQVDRFMLKTVIDYPKKDEEQLIMRANLKGSWEKVNPVVSVAQILRAQEAVREVYMDDKIEKYILDIIFATRYPEQYKLEKLKPLISFGASPRGSINLATAAKCYAFIRRRGYVIPEDVRAVVHDVLRHRIGITYEAEAENVTSEDIINQIINVVEVP comes from the coding sequence ATGGAAGAAACAGGTGCAATTGATATAAAATCAATTAATGAGAAAATTGAAAAAGAAAGTGCTTTTGTAGATTTACTAACATACGAAATGAACAAAGTAATCGTTGGTCAAACACATATGGTTGAGCGTTTACTAATTGGTCTTTTGGGTCAAGGACATATTTTACTTGAAGGTGTTCCTGGTTTGGCAAAAACATTAGCTATTAATACACTGTCTAAAGCGGTTGATGGTAGTTTTAGCCGTATTCAGTTTACTCCAGATTTGTTGCCTTCAGATGTTGTAGGTACTCTTATTTTTAATATGAAAGAGAATGATTTCACTATTAAAAAAGGACCAATATTTGCAAATTTTGTACTTGCAGATGAGATAAACAGAGCGCCTGCAAAAGTGCAATCTGCTTTATTAGAAGCCATGCAAGAAAAGCAAGTGACTATTGGAGATGAGACTTTTATCTTGGATAAACCATTTTTAGTAATGGCAACAATGAATCCTGTAGAACAAGAAGGAACTTACCCATTACCAGAAGCGCAAGTAGATAGATTTATGCTAAAAACTGTAATCGATTATCCTAAAAAGGATGAAGAGCAGTTAATTATGAGAGCCAATTTAAAAGGCTCTTGGGAAAAAGTAAATCCAGTGGTTTCTGTAGCACAAATTTTAAGAGCTCAAGAAGCAGTTCGAGAAGTATACATGGATGATAAAATCGAAAAGTATATCCTTGATATTATTTTTGCAACACGTTATCCAGAGCAATATAAATTAGAAAAGTTAAAACCATTAATCTCTTTTGGTGCTTCACCTCGTGGAAGCATTAACCTAGCTACAGCTGCAAAGTGTTATGCTTTTATTAGACGTCGTGGTTATGTAATTCCAGAAGATGTTCGTGCTGTTGTACACGATGTTTTACGACATAGAATTGGTATTACTTATGAGGCTGAAGCCGAAAACGTAACCAGCGAAGACATTATTAACCAGATTATAAATGTTGTTGAGGTGCCTTAG
- a CDS encoding SDR family NAD(P)-dependent oxidoreductase has translation MKKTALITGATSGIGRATAHEFAKHGIRLIICGRRQERLETIQKALSKHTEVHILNFDVRDKKAVFSAIESLPENFKHIDILINNAGNAHGLDPIHEGCLDDWDAMIDINVKGLLYVSKAVIPQMTARNSGHIINIGSSAGKEVYPKGNVYCASKHAVIALTEGMRIDLNPFGIKVCAINPGLVETEFSQVRFKGETLADNAYKGYKALQPEDVADVIYFAISRPAHVNIADVLMFCTAQASSTIVKKKI, from the coding sequence ATGAAAAAAACAGCATTAATTACAGGAGCAACTAGTGGAATTGGTAGAGCAACTGCTCACGAATTTGCCAAACATGGCATTAGATTAATAATTTGTGGTAGACGCCAAGAGCGTTTAGAGACCATACAAAAAGCGTTAAGTAAACATACCGAAGTACATATATTAAATTTCGATGTTCGCGATAAAAAAGCAGTTTTCTCAGCTATTGAGTCGCTACCAGAAAATTTTAAACACATAGATATTTTAATAAATAACGCAGGAAATGCACATGGCTTAGACCCAATTCACGAAGGCTGCTTGGACGATTGGGATGCAATGATCGATATAAACGTAAAGGGATTACTATATGTTAGCAAAGCTGTGATTCCACAAATGACAGCGCGTAATTCTGGGCATATTATTAATATTGGATCTTCGGCAGGAAAAGAGGTCTACCCAAAAGGCAATGTGTATTGCGCAAGTAAGCACGCTGTTATTGCTTTAACCGAAGGTATGCGTATAGATTTAAATCCGTTTGGAATAAAAGTATGTGCCATAAATCCAGGTTTGGTGGAAACAGAGTTTTCGCAAGTGCGATTTAAAGGCGAAACACTAGCAGATAATGCTTACAAAGGATACAAAGCATTACAACCTGAAGATGTTGCAGATGTAATTTACTTTGCAATTTCAAGACCTGCACATGTTAATATTGCAGATGTGTTGATGTTTTGCACAGCACAAGCGAGTAGTACTATTGTTAAGAAAAAGATATGA
- a CDS encoding phosphodiester glycosidase family protein, with amino-acid sequence MRLRNIVFISIVCFVILSCKKENKNTVAITSTSAKNIEDSTILSYTINPKKQSLKFYWKNSQNSSIRTFKNLKTEVESINQELLFAMNGGMFKKDFSPQGLYVEKGKTLSKLDTINKGFGNFYLQPNGVFLITENGAPIITKTQDLKIYKDIYYATQSGPMLVIDGTLHPKFNKGSSNLNIRNGVGALPNGDLLFAMSKEKINFYDFATFFKNKGCENALYLDGFVSKTYLPSKKWKQLEGVFGVIIAQTKPINN; translated from the coding sequence ATGAGATTAAGAAATATAGTATTTATTTCAATTGTTTGTTTTGTGATTTTGTCTTGTAAAAAAGAAAACAAAAACACTGTTGCTATTACTAGTACTTCAGCTAAAAACATCGAAGATTCTACAATTCTAAGCTATACAATAAATCCTAAAAAGCAATCTTTAAAATTCTATTGGAAAAATAGTCAAAACTCTAGCATTAGAACCTTTAAAAATCTTAAAACCGAAGTTGAAAGTATTAATCAAGAACTCCTTTTCGCAATGAATGGAGGCATGTTTAAAAAAGACTTTTCGCCTCAAGGCTTATATGTAGAAAAAGGCAAAACATTATCTAAATTAGATACTATTAATAAAGGTTTTGGCAACTTCTATTTACAACCAAATGGCGTGTTTTTAATTACCGAGAATGGTGCACCAATAATTACTAAAACTCAAGATTTAAAAATCTATAAAGATATTTATTACGCAACCCAATCTGGACCAATGTTGGTTATTGATGGAACGTTACATCCAAAATTTAATAAAGGCTCTTCAAATTTAAACATTAGAAATGGTGTTGGCGCTTTACCAAATGGAGATCTTTTGTTTGCAATGTCTAAAGAGAAAATTAATTTTTACGACTTCGCTACCTTTTTTAAAAACAAAGGTTGCGAGAATGCACTATATTTAGATGGCTTTGTGTCTAAAACTTATCTACCTTCAAAAAAATGGAAACAATTAGAAGGTGTGTTTGGTGTTATTATTGCCCAAACTAAACCTATAAATAATTAA
- a CDS encoding OmpA family protein produces the protein MSKKTSYLLGILLTIILGTILYYFFCCKPCLEASNKEAEIENSVAEPEVKAATKNAFSIIDSKSSLKFDAKENFNFKGSAFSILEPVSEGLKGQLERLSKYIKDNPGKNIDITGHYTSEENNNSAFPNLGLARANAVKNYFVSHGISSKVINTFGKLDDDLVPDTSNIHFGPLSYTIKTRNANDTSEADELKELHDAMIANPLVLYFDTASASINLNAEQRDKVAKMVRYVDKTDNASIKTIGHTDNTGNRENNVRLGLDRAEFAKSYLVRNGISSSNINSSSKGPDEPIADNNTDEGKAKNRRVVVTLN, from the coding sequence ATGAGTAAAAAAACCAGTTATCTTCTTGGTATTTTGCTAACCATTATTCTAGGTACTATTCTGTACTACTTTTTTTGTTGCAAGCCATGTTTGGAAGCTTCAAATAAAGAGGCGGAAATCGAGAATAGTGTTGCAGAACCAGAAGTAAAAGCCGCAACAAAAAATGCCTTTTCGATAATAGATTCGAAAAGCAGTTTAAAATTTGATGCTAAAGAGAACTTTAATTTTAAAGGCTCTGCTTTTTCAATTTTAGAGCCAGTTTCAGAAGGCTTAAAAGGACAATTAGAAAGATTGTCGAAATACATAAAAGACAATCCTGGTAAAAACATTGATATTACAGGACATTATACAAGTGAAGAAAATAACAACTCTGCTTTTCCTAATCTTGGATTAGCGAGAGCAAATGCTGTGAAAAATTATTTTGTATCCCATGGCATATCTTCTAAAGTGATAAATACATTCGGAAAATTAGATGACGATTTAGTTCCAGACACATCTAATATTCATTTTGGGCCTTTATCTTATACAATTAAAACTAGAAACGCTAATGATACTAGTGAAGCCGATGAGTTAAAAGAGCTTCATGATGCTATGATAGCTAATCCTTTAGTATTGTATTTCGATACAGCATCAGCATCCATAAATCTTAATGCAGAGCAACGCGATAAAGTAGCTAAAATGGTTAGATATGTAGATAAAACAGACAACGCTTCTATAAAAACAATAGGTCATACCGATAATACTGGAAATCGAGAAAATAATGTAAGATTGGGTTTAGATAGAGCAGAATTTGCTAAAAGCTATCTAGTAAGAAACGGGATCTCTTCTAGTAATATTAATTCTTCTTCTAAAGGACCAGACGAGCCAATTGCAGACAATAATACAGATGAAGGTAAAGCAAAAAACAGAAGAGTAGTAGTAACATTAAACTAA
- a CDS encoding DUF58 domain-containing protein has product MDTKELLKKVRKIEIKTRRLSDHIFGGEYHSTFKGRGMTFSEVRQYQYGDDVRNIDWNVTARTNLPHVKVFEEERELTMLLMVDISGSELFGTDQQFKNEIITEISATLAFSATQNNDKIGLILFSDEIELYIPPKKGRSHVLRIIRELIELKPKSKGTNIAEALKFMRNVMKKKAIVFVLSDFIADDYKQTLKIAAGKHDVTGIRIYDKSEEAIPNLGIVQMQDGESGELMLVNTGSKKVRQNYSKFYNEKVEYYKDSFAKSGAGTIDCRVDESYVKKLLGYFKRR; this is encoded by the coding sequence ATGGATACTAAAGAATTATTAAAAAAAGTACGTAAAATCGAGATCAAGACACGTCGTTTGTCTGATCATATTTTTGGAGGTGAATATCATTCGACTTTCAAAGGTCGTGGCATGACTTTTTCCGAAGTTCGCCAGTACCAATATGGGGATGATGTAAGAAATATAGATTGGAATGTAACCGCAAGAACCAATCTGCCACATGTTAAGGTTTTTGAAGAAGAGCGTGAGTTAACCATGTTGTTAATGGTAGATATCTCGGGCTCAGAATTGTTTGGTACAGACCAACAATTTAAAAATGAAATTATAACAGAAATCTCTGCAACACTAGCTTTTTCGGCAACACAGAACAACGATAAAATAGGGCTGATTTTGTTTTCGGATGAAATAGAATTATACATTCCGCCTAAAAAAGGACGTTCTCATGTATTGCGTATTATTCGCGAATTAATTGAGTTGAAACCTAAAAGTAAAGGTACAAACATAGCAGAAGCTTTAAAATTCATGCGAAACGTCATGAAGAAAAAAGCCATTGTTTTTGTGCTTAGTGATTTTATTGCAGACGATTATAAGCAAACATTAAAAATTGCAGCTGGAAAACATGATGTTACAGGTATTCGTATTTACGATAAAAGTGAAGAAGCGATACCTAATTTAGGAATCGTACAAATGCAAGATGGAGAATCTGGAGAATTAATGTTAGTTAATACAGGTTCTAAAAAAGTAAGGCAAAATTACAGTAAATTTTACAACGAAAAGGTAGAGTATTATAAAGACAGCTTCGCGAAATCTGGAGCAGGAACCATAGACTGTCGTGTAGATGAGAGCTACGTTAAAAAATTACTAGGCTATTTTAAAAGAAGATAA
- a CDS encoding aldo/keto reductase family oxidoreductase: MTKNNYSKIIAGTMTWGIWGSSLSKSEITKRIHHCLENGITTFDHADIYGDYTTEKDFGNAFIESGINRNSIELISKCGIQLQGNSRPENKVKHYNYSKEYIIASAEKSLQNLKTEYLDLLLLHRPSPLMEPEIIAEAFKILRDSGKVKRFGVSNFTVSQIELVSKHAEVSVNQIEFSLTQHSALYNGTFNYMKTNAIAAMSWSPLGSVFRKDNEQSRRIHKQLGTLTEKYNATEDQLLLAWILKHPANIHPVIGTTNLKRMTNAVNAIDLNLDLEDWFLILEASQGHEVA; encoded by the coding sequence ATGACAAAAAACAACTACTCAAAAATTATTGCTGGCACGATGACTTGGGGAATATGGGGAAGCTCACTTTCTAAATCAGAAATAACAAAACGCATACACCATTGTTTAGAAAATGGCATCACTACCTTCGATCATGCAGATATTTATGGAGATTATACAACCGAGAAAGATTTTGGTAATGCTTTTATAGAAAGCGGTATAAATAGAAACAGCATAGAGCTTATATCAAAATGTGGTATTCAACTCCAAGGTAACTCACGACCAGAGAACAAGGTGAAACACTATAATTATAGTAAAGAATATATTATCGCTTCCGCGGAAAAATCCCTTCAAAATCTAAAAACCGAGTATCTCGATTTACTATTATTACATAGACCAAGTCCGTTAATGGAACCTGAGATTATAGCTGAAGCTTTTAAAATACTTCGTGATAGCGGGAAAGTAAAACGTTTTGGTGTCTCTAACTTTACTGTGTCGCAAATAGAACTAGTTTCAAAACATGCAGAAGTTTCTGTAAACCAAATTGAATTTTCCTTAACACAACATTCGGCATTGTATAATGGTACATTTAACTATATGAAAACTAATGCTATTGCAGCAATGTCTTGGTCGCCTTTAGGCTCTGTATTTAGAAAAGACAACGAACAATCAAGACGCATACATAAACAATTAGGAACGTTAACAGAAAAATATAACGCAACCGAAGACCAATTGCTTTTAGCTTGGATTTTAAAACATCCTGCAAACATTCATCCTGTAATTGGTACTACCAATTTAAAAAGAATGACAAATGCAGTCAATGCAATAGACCTTAATTTAGATTTAGAAGATTGGTTTTTAATATTAGAAGCTAGTCAAGGACACGAAGTCGCTTAG
- a CDS encoding ATP-binding protein has protein sequence MINKRLLIKNLLAHNDENSFYDKKRKIDIDQKEGKAKFLKHVCALSNSNPKNNSFIVIGVEDEDNSIRGVDFFDDSKIQNLINAYLTNPPIVQYENIPFPHLLDHKVVGLVTIRAIYGLTSLRKNIWKYYGGTVFFRDGSISMPKTFKSNIKDVNSKIVDAIESNSHNNIEHTLDGVFDFMNKRKDYNPQYKVFKEYFVLCWAGQKKEVKGEVFFSRVDIELINEQVRLFYSTLDEVSIFFNDNSFKIVEYVSLGLQNNYKYYPLEETVIKFQDNASYTIDSTLIFQPPKFDKKVLHHIYNANNVLLATLKKESSLTTSQENDIINLPATLLICYLNGFTDAINKLIDAKPYLKKHSVIAYSYYKESLRILRKVKYN, from the coding sequence ATGATTAACAAACGTCTTTTAATTAAAAACCTACTCGCTCACAACGATGAGAACAGTTTTTATGATAAAAAACGAAAAATAGATATTGACCAAAAAGAAGGTAAAGCTAAGTTTTTAAAGCATGTTTGCGCACTCTCTAATAGCAATCCTAAAAACAATTCTTTTATTGTTATTGGTGTAGAAGATGAAGACAACAGCATTCGTGGAGTCGATTTTTTTGACGATTCTAAAATTCAAAACCTTATTAATGCCTATCTCACCAATCCACCAATTGTACAATACGAAAACATTCCGTTTCCACATTTGCTAGACCATAAAGTTGTTGGTTTAGTCACTATTAGAGCCATCTATGGCTTAACTTCTTTAAGAAAAAACATTTGGAAATACTATGGAGGAACAGTCTTTTTTAGAGATGGAAGTATAAGTATGCCAAAGACTTTTAAAAGTAATATTAAAGATGTAAACTCTAAAATTGTTGACGCTATTGAAAGCAACTCACACAATAATATAGAGCATACGCTTGATGGCGTTTTCGATTTCATGAATAAGCGTAAAGACTACAATCCGCAATACAAAGTGTTTAAAGAGTATTTTGTGCTGTGTTGGGCTGGACAAAAAAAAGAAGTAAAAGGCGAAGTGTTTTTCTCTCGTGTGGACATAGAGCTTATTAACGAACAAGTGCGTTTATTTTATTCGACTTTAGATGAAGTTTCTATTTTCTTTAATGATAATAGCTTCAAAATTGTAGAATATGTATCTTTAGGACTTCAGAATAACTATAAGTATTATCCATTGGAGGAAACAGTAATTAAATTCCAAGACAATGCGAGTTATACTATTGATTCTACTTTAATTTTTCAGCCTCCTAAATTCGATAAAAAAGTATTACACCATATTTACAATGCTAATAATGTGCTGTTAGCTACATTAAAAAAAGAAAGTTCACTCACAACTTCTCAAGAAAACGATATTATTAATTTACCTGCTACATTACTTATTTGCTATTTAAACGGTTTTACTGATGCTATAAATAAACTAATCGATGCGAAACCTTATTTAAAGAAACATAGCGTTATCGCCTATTCATATTATAAAGAATCTCTTAGAATATTACGCAAAGTGAAATACAATTAA
- a CDS encoding VWA domain-containing protein translates to MFEGIEFLNKGFFWLLLLLPLALLWYFFKNKQQTAELKISSLKGFKVTNSWLPKLKHLLFALRLVALTALIIALARPRTVDVSTKTKTTRGIDIVMAIDVSASMLAKDLKPNRLDALKEVAAQFIKGRPNDRIGIVEYAGESYTKTPITSDKNIVLSSLNDIHYNTVIEGGTAIGMGLATSVNRLKDSKAKSKVIILLTDGVNNSGSINPKIASELAVEFGIKTYTIGLGTNGMALSPIRIKQNGQFQYGRVKVEIDEELLKEIAEVTGGKYFRATNNKKLVEIYDEINKLEKTEIEEFKFYNYEEKFRWFVWVAGILLLFELLLRITVFRSFV, encoded by the coding sequence ATGTTTGAAGGCATAGAATTTTTAAACAAAGGGTTTTTCTGGTTGCTGTTATTGCTACCATTAGCTTTGCTGTGGTATTTTTTTAAGAATAAACAACAAACAGCAGAACTTAAAATATCAAGCTTAAAAGGTTTTAAGGTTACCAACTCTTGGTTGCCAAAACTAAAGCATTTATTGTTTGCGCTAAGACTAGTTGCTTTAACGGCTTTAATTATTGCATTAGCAAGACCACGAACGGTTGATGTTTCTACAAAAACAAAAACAACACGAGGAATAGATATTGTTATGGCAATAGATGTTTCGGCAAGTATGTTGGCAAAAGATTTAAAACCAAACAGGCTTGATGCCTTAAAAGAAGTAGCAGCACAATTTATTAAAGGACGACCAAACGATCGTATTGGTATTGTGGAATACGCTGGAGAAAGCTATACAAAAACACCAATTACAAGCGATAAAAATATTGTATTAAGTTCTCTTAACGATATTCATTACAACACAGTTATAGAAGGCGGAACAGCTATTGGAATGGGTTTAGCAACGTCTGTAAACCGTTTAAAAGACAGTAAAGCAAAAAGTAAAGTTATTATTTTGCTAACAGATGGCGTGAATAATTCTGGTTCTATAAACCCGAAAATAGCAAGCGAACTAGCTGTAGAATTTGGTATAAAAACATACACTATTGGTTTAGGAACAAATGGTATGGCTTTGTCTCCAATTAGGATTAAACAAAACGGACAATTTCAATACGGAAGAGTTAAAGTAGAAATTGATGAAGAGTTGTTAAAAGAAATAGCAGAAGTAACAGGAGGAAAATATTTTAGAGCAACAAACAATAAGAAATTAGTTGAAATATACGACGAGATTAACAAGTTAGAAAAAACAGAAATCGAAGAATTTAAATTCTATAATTACGAAGAGAAATTTAGATGGTTTGTATGGGTAGCAGGAATTTTGCTATTGTTTGAATTACTATTAAGGATTACCGTTTTTAGAAGTTTTGTTTAA
- a CDS encoding isoaspartyl peptidase/L-asparaginase family protein, with translation MKKLTSLIALFFLLLNCGELVPNPDENPENITRANPNGASEKVNDFAIVIHGGAGTILKKNMTDEKEAEYKAKLEEAISVGYSILKEGGSSLDAVEKTINILEDSPLFNAGKGAVFTNAETNELDASIMDGKTLNAGASAGTKIVKNPINLARAIMDNSPHVMMAGEGAETFAKEQNLELVAPEYFYTENRMNTLKRVKQKELEKTTDNKSAFYDAEIKDSKFGTVGCVALDKNGNLAAGTSTGGMTNKRYGRVGDVPIIGAGNYANNATCAVSGTGWGEFFIRATVAHDISALMEYKGLSLEAAAKEVIQKKVPALGGNGGVIAIDKNGNIVMDFNTAGMYRASMNDKGELTIGIYSK, from the coding sequence ATGAAAAAATTAACCTCCTTAATCGCTCTCTTTTTCTTGCTATTGAACTGCGGAGAACTCGTTCCAAATCCTGATGAAAATCCTGAAAATATCACTAGAGCAAATCCAAATGGCGCTTCTGAAAAAGTAAACGACTTTGCCATAGTTATACATGGTGGAGCAGGAACTATTTTAAAGAAAAACATGACAGACGAAAAGGAGGCAGAATATAAAGCTAAACTTGAAGAAGCTATTAGCGTTGGTTATTCTATTTTAAAAGAAGGAGGAAGCAGTCTTGATGCTGTTGAAAAAACCATTAATATTCTAGAAGATTCACCTTTATTCAACGCTGGAAAAGGAGCTGTTTTTACAAATGCTGAAACCAATGAATTAGATGCTTCCATTATGGACGGGAAAACCCTAAATGCAGGAGCTTCCGCTGGAACTAAAATAGTTAAAAATCCAATTAATTTAGCTAGAGCAATCATGGATAACTCGCCACATGTTATGATGGCAGGAGAAGGTGCCGAAACTTTTGCAAAAGAGCAAAACTTAGAACTCGTAGCACCAGAATATTTCTACACAGAAAACAGAATGAACACATTAAAACGTGTAAAACAGAAAGAGCTTGAAAAAACGACAGATAATAAATCGGCTTTTTACGATGCAGAAATTAAAGATAGTAAATTTGGAACCGTTGGTTGTGTCGCTTTAGATAAAAACGGGAATTTAGCAGCAGGAACCTCAACAGGTGGAATGACCAATAAAAGATACGGTCGTGTTGGCGATGTTCCAATAATTGGTGCTGGAAATTATGCCAATAATGCTACCTGTGCAGTTTCTGGAACTGGTTGGGGAGAATTTTTTATTCGTGCCACTGTTGCTCACGATATTTCTGCACTAATGGAATATAAAGGCTTGAGTTTAGAAGCAGCAGCAAAAGAAGTAATCCAAAAAAAAGTACCAGCCCTAGGAGGAAATGGTGGTGTTATCGCAATAGACAAAAATGGAAATATAGTTATGGATTTCAACACAGCAGGAATGTATCGTGCAAGCATGAATGATAAAGGAGAGTTAACCATTGGAATTTACTCTAAATAA
- a CDS encoding aldehyde dehydrogenase family protein — translation MAVSTDFGIKEALQKLGVKDVNDGTSTGLKNFGSGETISSYSPTDGSLIGKVTTTTKADYEKVMDAATSAFLTFRTMPAPQRGEIVRQFGNKLRELKEPLGKLVSYEMGKSLQEGYGEVQEMIDICDFAVGLSRSLNGQTIPSERPQHVMREQWHSLGVVGIISAFNFPVAVWAWNTALAWVCGDVCVWKGSEKAPLCSIACQNIIATVLKENNLPEGISCIINGDYKVGEMMTTDHRIPLISATGSTRMGRIVGATVAERFGKSLLELGGNNAIIITPTADLKVVVPGAVFGAVGTCGQRCTSTRRLIIHESVYDKVRDAIVGAYGQLTIGNPLDEKNHIGPLIDKDSVNTYLAAIEKAKAEGGNVLVEGGVLEGEGYESGCYVKPAIIEAKNDFEIVQSETFAPVLYLIKYSGDVENAIGVQNGVAQGLSSAIMTNELKEAEKFLSFAGSDCGIANVNIGTSGAEIGGAFGGEKETGGGRESGSDAWKVYMRRQTNTVNYSDELPLAQGIKFDL, via the coding sequence ATGGCAGTTTCAACTGATTTCGGAATAAAAGAAGCCTTACAAAAATTAGGTGTTAAAGATGTAAATGATGGAACTTCTACAGGTTTAAAAAACTTTGGAAGTGGAGAAACAATTTCTTCATATTCACCAACAGATGGTTCTTTAATAGGAAAAGTAACGACAACTACAAAAGCAGATTACGAGAAGGTAATGGATGCAGCAACGTCTGCATTTTTAACTTTTAGAACAATGCCTGCACCTCAAAGAGGAGAGATTGTACGTCAGTTTGGTAATAAATTAAGAGAATTAAAAGAGCCTTTAGGAAAATTGGTGTCTTATGAAATGGGAAAATCTTTGCAAGAAGGTTATGGTGAGGTTCAAGAGATGATTGATATCTGTGATTTCGCAGTAGGTTTATCACGTTCATTAAATGGGCAAACAATTCCATCTGAAAGACCACAACACGTTATGAGAGAACAATGGCACTCACTGGGTGTTGTTGGTATCATTTCAGCATTTAACTTTCCAGTTGCAGTTTGGGCTTGGAATACAGCTTTAGCTTGGGTTTGTGGTGATGTTTGTGTTTGGAAAGGTTCAGAAAAAGCACCTTTATGTTCAATTGCTTGTCAGAATATAATTGCGACCGTTTTAAAAGAAAATAACTTACCAGAAGGTATTTCTTGTATTATTAATGGAGACTACAAAGTAGGTGAAATGATGACTACAGATCATAGAATTCCATTAATATCTGCTACAGGTTCTACAAGAATGGGACGTATTGTTGGTGCAACAGTTGCTGAGCGTTTTGGAAAATCTCTATTAGAGTTAGGTGGAAATAATGCTATAATTATTACACCAACCGCAGATTTAAAAGTTGTTGTTCCTGGTGCTGTATTTGGTGCTGTAGGAACTTGTGGTCAACGTTGTACTTCAACAAGAAGACTAATTATTCACGAATCGGTTTACGATAAAGTAAGAGATGCTATTGTTGGTGCTTATGGGCAATTAACGATTGGTAATCCTTTAGATGAAAAAAATCATATTGGACCATTAATAGATAAAGATTCTGTAAATACATATTTAGCTGCAATTGAAAAAGCAAAAGCTGAAGGTGGAAATGTATTAGTAGAAGGTGGAGTTTTAGAAGGTGAAGGATACGAATCTGGATGTTACGTAAAACCAGCTATTATAGAGGCTAAAAATGATTTCGAAATCGTACAGTCGGAAACTTTCGCTCCTGTTTTATATTTAATAAAATACTCAGGAGACGTTGAAAATGCTATTGGTGTTCAAAACGGAGTTGCTCAAGGTTTATCTTCTGCAATTATGACTAACGAATTAAAAGAAGCTGAAAAGTTCTTGTCATTCGCTGGTTCAGATTGTGGTATTGCAAATGTAAATATTGGAACTTCTGGTGCCGAAATTGGTGGTGCTTTTGGTGGTGAAAAAGAAACTGGTGGTGGACGCGAGTCTGGATCAGATGCTTGGAAAGTTTACATGAGAAGACAAACAAATACAGTAAATTATTCAGACGAATTACCTTTAGCGCAAGGTATTAAGTTTGATCTATAA